The following coding sequences are from one Capsicum annuum cultivar UCD-10X-F1 chromosome 3, UCD10Xv1.1, whole genome shotgun sequence window:
- the LOC107861994 gene encoding probable CCR4-associated factor 1 homolog 7: protein MSILSKTDSIHIREVWNENLEEEFVLMREIVDDFPFVAMDTEFPGVVIRPVGNFKSINDFNFQTLKDNVDMLKLIQLGLTFSDENGNLPKCGTDKYCIWQFNFREFNPNEDVFANDSIELLRESGIDFKMNNERGIDAIRFGELLMSSGIVLNDGVSWVTFHSGYDFGYLLKLLSGRALPDTQEGFFTLLNLYFPVIFDIKHLMKFCNSLHGGLNKLAELLEVERVGICHQAGSDSLLTACTFRKLKENYFSGSLEKYAGVLYGLGVENGQSSH from the coding sequence ATGTCGATTTTGTCGAAAACTGATTCGATTCATATTCGGGAGGTTTGGAATGAGAATCTGGAGGAAGAATTTGTGTTGATGCGGGAGATTGTTGATGATTTTCCGTTTGTTGCTATGGATACGGAGTTTCCAGGAGTGGTGATACGGCCGGTTGGGAATTTTAAGAgtataaatgattttaattttcaGACACTTAAGGATAATGTTGATATGTTGAAGTTGATTCAGTTAGGGTTGACGTTTTCGGATGAAAATGGCAACTTGCCAAAGTGTGGAACTGATAAGTACTGTATTTGGCAATTCAATTTTCGCGAATTCAATCCGAATGAGGATGTTTTCGCGAATGATTCGATAGAGTTGTTGCGCGAAAGTGGGATTGATTTCAAGATGAATAATGAAAGGGGTATTGATGCTATTCGTTTTGGGGAGCTTTTGATGTCGTCAGGGATTGTGCTGAATGATGGTGTTTCGTGGGTTACGTTTCACAGTGGGTATGATTTTGGGTATCTGTTGAAGCTGTTGAGTGGACGGGCTTTGCCTGATACGCAAGAAGGTTTCTTTACCTTGCTAAATTTATACTTTCCTGTGATTTTCGATATCAAGCACTTGATGAAGTTCTGCAACAGCCTTCATGGTGGATTGAACAAGCTTGCGGAGCTGTTGGAAGTTGAGAGGGTTGGTATTTGTCATCAGGCGGGTTCAGATAGCTTGCTCACTGCTTGTACATTTAGGAAGTTGAAAGAGAACTACTTTAGTGGTTCGCTGGAGAAGTATGCTGGTGTATTGTATGGTCTAGGTGTTGAAAATGGGCAGAGTTCCCATTga
- the LOC107861993 gene encoding factor of DNA methylation 1 has protein sequence MSSSSGEESDLSDSEIYEFKEKPYEELRTGKLRVKGPNGSLRCPFCAGKKKQDYKYKDLLQHATGVSKGSANRSAKQKANHLALAQYLETDLANEAEPIPKRDVTPERSEPGKDELFSWPWTGVVVNISKETGKGRSLDEKEYWLKKFSMYTPLEVKLFFDNQGRVSEVVVRFNSDWTGFKGAMEFEKSFEASHCSKQEWKSHRSCPGPNLYGWVAREDDYLEEGAVGEYLREKGELKTISDLIKEETQGRKKVVANLANEIDMKNENLDELQTKFNLNTLSLSQMLVEKDMLHRSFFEESRKMQRLAREHVQKVLMEQEMLSLELESKKKKLDSWSRELNKRETLTEREKQKLDEEKKQNDVRNSALQLASAEQRKADENVLRLVEEQKREKEEALKKILELERDIDAKQKLEMEIAELKGKLEVMKHLGGNDDEAVQKKIKEMNEELKDKMEEMDSMESLNQTLLAKERQSNDELQDARRTLKEGLLDVLSSARAHIGIKRMGEIDSKAFQNALKQRFPNQEAEIKAIELLSLWQEKIKDPDWHPFKTIMIDESNVERVIDENDEALRNLKEEYGDEIWDAVTAALKEIEEYNPSGRYAVPELWNFKEGRKATLKEVISFIFKQIKTQKRKRT, from the exons ATGAGCAGCAGCTCAGGCGAAGAATCAGATTTGAGTGACTCTGAGATTTATGAGTTCAAAGAGAAGCCTTATGAAGAATTAAGAACTGGAAAACTAAGAGTCAAGGGTCCAAATGGGTCCCTTAGATGTCCCTTCTGTGCAGGGAAGAAAAAGCAAGACTACAAGTACAAAGACCTTCTTCAACATGCTACAGGGGTTAGCAAGGGTTCTGCTAACCGAAGTGCTAAACAGAAGGCAAACCACTTAGCTCTTGCACAGTATCTGGAAACAGACCTAGCGAATGAGGCTGAGCCGATACCAAAACGTGATGTGACACCAGAACGTTCAGAACCTGGAAAAGATGAACTGTTTTCTTGGCCTTGGACTGGGGTTGTCGTTAACATTTCAAAGGAAACAGGAAAGGGAAGATCTCTAGATGAAAAGGAGTATTGGTTAAAAAAGTTTTCCATGTACACACCTTTGGAAGTTAAGCTTTTCTTTGATAATCAAGGAAGGGTGTCTGAAGTTGTTgtgagattcaatagtgattggactggttTTAAGGGCGCAATGGAGTTTGAGAAGTCCTTCGAAGCCTCTCATTGCAGTAAACAAGAATGGAAATCCCATAGAAGTTGCCCTGGTCCAAATCtgtatggatgggttgctcgtgAAGATGATTATCTAGAAGAAGGAGCTGTAGGAGAATATCTGCGAGAGAAGGGGGAGCTAAAGACtatctcagaccttattaaagaggaAACTCAGGGTAGAAAAAAAGTTGTAGCAAATctagccaatgaaattgacatgaaaaatgaaaatctgGATGAGCTGCAAACAAAATTCAATTTGAACACCCTGTCTCTTAGCCAGATGCTCGTAGAGAAAGACATGCTACACCGTTCTTTTTTTGAAG AGTCAAGGAAGATGCAACGCCTTGCACGTGAGCATGTACAGAAAGTCCTGATGGAGCAAGAAATGCTGAGTTTAGAGTTGGAGAGCAAGAAGAAGAAGCTTGATTCTTGGAGCAGAGAACTGAATAAGCGTGAAACCTTGACTGAGCGAGAAAAGCAAAAGCTTGATGAGGAAAAAAAACAG AATGATGTGAGAAATTCAGCTCTTCAATTGGCTTCCGCGGAACAAAGAAAAGCTGATGAGAATGTCTTGAGACTGGTTGAAGAACAAAAG AGGGAGAAGGAGGAAGCCTTgaaaaaaattcttgagcttgAGAGGGACATTGATGCCAAGCAAAAGTTGGAAATGGAGATAGCAGAACTAAAAGGAAAACTAGAGGTTATGAAGCACCTTGGGGGCAATGATGATGAAGCTGTACAGAAAAAGATTAAGGAGATGAATGAAGAGCTGAAAGATAAAATGGAGGAGATGGACAGTATGGAGTCTCTAAACCAGACTCTCCTTGCGAAGGAGCGCCAAAGTAATGATGAGTTGCAAGATGCACGGCGCACATTGAAAGAG GGACTACTTGATGTATTAAGCAGTGCGCGAGCCCATATTGGGATAAAAAGAATGGGAGAAATTGATTCAAAGGCCTTTCAGAATGCACTGAAACAGAGGTTTCCAAATCAGGAAGCTGAAATCAAGGCCATAGAACTTCTTTCTCTGTggcaggaaaaaataaaagacccTGACTGGCATCCCTTTAAAACAATCATGATTGATGAATCAAATGTGGAG AGAGTGATTGATGAGAATGATGAAGCTCTACGAAACCTAAAGGAAGAATATGGGGATGAAATTTGGGATGCGGTGACTGCAGCCCTGAAGGAGATAGAGGAGTACAATCCTAGTGGTAGATATGCGGTTCCTGAGCTATGGAACTTCAAGGAAGGAAGGAAGGCCACACTGAAGGAAGTCATCAGTTTCATCTTCAAGCAAATCAAGACGCAGAAACGAAAGAGAACATGA